One window from the genome of Cucumis melo cultivar AY chromosome 12, USDA_Cmelo_AY_1.0, whole genome shotgun sequence encodes:
- the LOC103482943 gene encoding uncharacterized protein LOC103482943 yields the protein MDQHLHHPQQWHPRPIQPTLCPICTMPHFPFCPPHPSFNQNPRYPFGPDPSFQAPGFDSHRSPMRMPPPYMANPDDGFADQRPWIRNSANSYGHVPFHPHREGFFPPPYDYGGNEFVNDAERSYKRPRVDDVGSEGGVHELNQNTGRSSFEDERRLKLIRDHGIVSSGPPEGGSNSLPRMNLGSNAEANRRSLENSVGSGDPEDVGSSRILETNNFQDPGNGSNNGRTQHFHENGRVDKRWPSQNEEFSHARYDQVGGSHWHAQHMPHSVHPEATEDNYLSHRHELHYSDDRQAFSWMDERNNSKMNVLDRDYHPPPRSEMNPIHMRPFSSHGNAHHGTRNLNFGAGYAPRLSGGGRFLENGSSIEDSRFFGEQPPLPASPPPPMPWEAHLHASAESVAYSSQAKPPSLFPVPVSTSTITSSAYSSAPEHRSFHHHKPMPHVSSSPMMEDSLALHPYSKKFAADGKPFGVNQLPPQKLKVIDASQLFKLPHRSTRPDHIVVILRGLPGSGKSYLAKMLRDVEVENGGDAPRIHSMDDYFMTEVEKVDEGDAKSSNSFKGKKPITKKVMEYCYEPQMEEAYRSSMLKAFRKTLEEGIFTFVIVDDRNLRVADFAQFWAIAKSSGYEVYILEATYKDPAGCAARNVHGFNLDDIQKMARQWEEAPPLYLQLDIKSLCHGDDLKESGIQEVDMNMEDEDDGSPSFQETISEKTALPSLRHDASEDDEKRWDAEPDHLREEVKELGRSKWSNDLDDDDTEKIDGRNGHSNALSGLIQAYAKEGKSVRWMDQVRNTGFSIGAAKKANRLSLVIGPGPGYNLKSNPLAEEEYRGSTQNNSNESKKHSRFEERLRAESESFKVVFDKRRQRIGGLDWEEE from the exons ATGGATCAACATCTTCATCATCCTCAACAATGGCATCCCAGGCCAATCCAACCCACTCTCTGTCCAATTTGCACAATGCCCCACTTCCCCTTTTGCCCTCCCCATCCTTCCTTCAACCAAAACCCTAGGTATCCCTTCGGACCCGATCCCTCTTTCCAAGCCCCCGGTTTTGACTCTCATCGTTCTCCCATGAGGATGCCGCCCCCGTATATGGCGAATCCTGACGATGGTTTCGCAGATCAGAGGCCGTGGATTAGGAATTCTGCCAATTCGTATGGGCATGTTCCGTTCCACCCTCATAGAGAAGGGTTTTTCCCGCCACCGTATGATTATGGCGGGAATGAGTTTGTAAACGACGCTGAAAGAAGCTACAAGAGGCCGAGGGTTGATGATGTGGGTTCGGAGGGGGGTGTTCATGAGCTTAATCAGAATACCGGTAGGAGTTCGTTTGAGGATGAGCGTAGGTTGAAGTTGATTCGGGATCATGGAATTGTATCGAGTGGGCCGCCTGAAGGTGGGTCTAATTCCTTGCCGAGAATGAATTTGGGTTCTAATGCCGAAGCTAACAGACGCAGTCTTGAAAATTCAGTAGGATCTGGAGACCCAGAAGATGTCGGCAGCTCTAGAATCTTGGAAACTAATAACTTCCAAGATCCGGGTAATGGCAGTAATAATGGAAGAACTCAACACTTTCATGAGAATGGTAGAGTTGACAAGCGGTGGCCTTCCCAAAACGAAGAATTTTCACATGCTCGTTATGATCAGGTTGGAGGAAGCCATTGGCATGCTCAACATATGCCGCACTCTGTTCATCCTGAAGCCACCGAAGACAATTATCTTTCTCATAGACACGAATTGCATTATTCTGATGATCGGCAAGCATTTTCCTGGATGGATGAAAGAAATAATAGCAAAATGAACGTTCTTGATCGTGATTATCATCCGCCTCCTCGCTCTGAGATGAACCCAATCCATATGAGACCGTTTTCATCACACGGAAACGCTCATCACGGTACTCGAAACTTGAATTTTGGTGCTGGATACGCTCCACGGCTTTCTGGGGGTGGCAGATTCTTGGAAAATGGAAGCTCAATTGAAGATTCTCGCTTCTTTGGTGAGCAACCTCCTCTTCCTGCTTCTCCACCCCCGCCTATGCCTTGGGAAGCACACTTGCACGCTTCAGCAGAGTCTGTAGCTTACTCTTCTCAAGCAAAACCTCCATCCCTGTTTCCTGTTCCTGTTAGTACCTCAACAATAACATCATCAGCATATTCTTCAGCTCCCGAACACCGTTCCTTTCACCACCATAAACCAATGCCTCATGTTTCTTCTAGCCCTATGATGGAG gATTCCCTGGCATTGCACCCATACTCTAAGAAGTTTGCTGCGGATGGCAAACCTTTTGGAGTGAATCAATTGCCTCCACAAAAACTCAAAGTCATTGATGCTTCGCAATTATTCAAGCTACCTCATCGGTCTACTCGTCCAGACCATATTGTGGTTATCCTTCGAGGGCTTCCAG gtAGTGGAAAGAGCTATTTGGCAAAGATGTTGCGTGATGTTGAAGTTGAAAATGGTGGTGATGCTCCTCGTATACATTCAATGGATGATTACTTCATGACAGAGGTGGAAAAG GTTGATGAAGGTGATGCCAAATCCTCAAATTCATTTAAAGGCAAGAAGCCGATCACGAAGAAGGTCATGGAATATTGTTACGAACCTCAAATGGAGGAG GCTTATCGGTCAAGCATGTTGAAAGCATTCAGGAAGACCCTTGAGGAGGGTATATTCACCTTTGTGATCG TGGATGACCGCAATCTGCGGGTAGCTGATTTTGCTCAGTTTTGGGCAATTGCAAAG AGTTCGGGCTATGAAGTTTACATTTTGGAAGCTACGTATAAGGACCCTGCA GGCTGTGCAGCAAGGAATGTGCATGGGTTCAACCTTGATGATATACAAAAGATGGCTAGACAATGGGAAGAAGCTCCGCCTTTGTACTTACAATTGGACATCAAG TCCTTATGCCATGGGGATGACCTTAAAGAAAGTGGAATTCAggag GTTGACATGAATATGGAAGATGAAGACGATGGTAGTCCTAGTTTTCAAGAAACGATCTCAGAGAAGACTGCATTACCTTCTCTAAGACATGATGCCTCTGAAG ATGATGAGAAGAGATGGGATGCAGAACCGGACCATCTGAGAGAGGAAGTAAAGGAGTTAGGTAGGAGTAAATGGTCAAATGATTTAGATGATGACGATACAGAAAAAATTGATGGCCGGAACGGTCATTCAAATGCTCTTTCTGGACTGATTCAAGCTTACGCCAAAGAAGGAAAGTCGGTGCGCTGGATGGACCAG GTTCGTAATACCGGATTCTCAATCGGCGCCGCAAAAAAGGCAAACAGATTATCTTTAGTAATCGGTCCTGGTCCTGGATATAACCTG AAATCCAACCCATTAGCAGAAGAAGAATATCGTGGCTCAACCCAAAACAACAGCAACGAGTCAAAGAAGCACAGCAGATTTGAAGAGCGATTGCGTGCAGAAAGTGAATCATTCAAAGTCGTCTTCGATAAAAGACGACAAAGGATAGGAGGACTTGATTGGGAAGAGGAATAG
- the LOC103482928 gene encoding probable aldehyde dehydrogenase isoform X2 produces MAPVLSRLLLRRNVHTPFLRTSTTAFSSFRTVHSMVFSTVEVDQISGSKPGDVLNLVQGKWIGSSGWNTIVDPLNGEPFIRVAEINETEIQPFVKSLTKCPKHGLHNPFKSPERYLLFGDVSSKAADVLSKPEVTDFFARLIQRVSPKSYQQACAEVNVTVKFLRNFSGDQVRFLARSFAVPGDHLGQQSHGFRWPYGPVAIVTPFNFPLEIPVLQLMGALYMGNKPVLKVDSKVSIVMEQMIRLLHHCGLPLEDLDFINCDGKTMNKLLMEEDYVAWVCDQDAYACSGQKCSAQSILFMHENWSTTSLISKIKDLAERRNLTDLTIGPVLTLTTEAILDHMNKLLKIPGAKLLFGGEPLKNHSIPSIYGAIKPTALYIPLEEMMKDENYELVTKEIFGPFQIVTEYKRDQLSVVLDALERMHAHLTAAVVSNDPLFLQEVIGKTVNGTTYVGLRARTTGAPQNHWFGPAGDPRGAGIGTPEAIKLVWSCHREIIYDIGPLPSHWKIPSAT; encoded by the exons ATGGCGCCGGTTTTATCTCGGTTACTTCTCCGACGGAATGTTCACACACCATTTCTTCGCACCTCCACCACGGCCTTTAGCTCTTTCAG AACGGTTCATTCTATGGTTTTCTCCACTGTAGAAGTGGACCAAATATCAGGTTCTAAGCCAGGAGACGTTCTCAATTTGG TGCAGGGTAAATGGATTGGATCGTCCGGTTGGAATACTATTGTAGATCCTCTAAATGGAGAACCATTTATTAGAGTTGCCGAAATCAACGAAACAGAGATTCAG CCATTTGTGAAGAGTCTGACCAAATGCCCAAAGCATGGCTTACACAATCCTTTCAAATCGCCTGAGAG ATATTTGTTGTTTGGAGATGTATCTTCCAAGGCTGCTGACGTGCTTTCCAAGCCAGAG GTGACTGACTTCTTCGCAAGGCTAATTCAAAGAGTTTCTCCAAAAAGTTATCAGCAAGCTTGTGCTGAAGTAAACGTTACTGTTAAATTTCTACGGAACTTCTCTGGCGATCAG GTTCGCTTCCTAGCAAGGTCCTTTGCAGTACCTGGAGATCATCTTGGACAACAAAGTCATGGTTTCCGTTGGCCTTATGGTCCC GTTGCGATTGTCACTCCTTTCAACTTTCCATTAGAAATTCCTGTACTTCAGTTGATGGGTGCACTTTACATGGGCAACAAACCCGTTTTAAAAGTCGATAGCAAG GTTAGCATTGTTATGGAGCAAATGATTCGATTGCTTCACCATTGTGGACTACCTCTAGAAGATTTAGATTTTATAAATTGTGATGGGAAGACCATGAACAAGTTATTGATGGAG GAAGACTATGTTGCATGGGTTTGTGATCAAGATGCATATGCTTGTAGTGGCCAAAAGTGTTCAGCACAGTCTATACTGTTTATGCATGAG AATTGGTCAACCACTTCGCTTATTTCGAAGATAAAGGATCTTGCAGAGAGAAGAAATTTGACCGATTTAACAATTGGCCCAGTTCTTACA TTGACAACGGAAGCGATACTAGATCACATGAATAAATTGCTCAAGATTCCAGGGGCAAAGTTGCTTTTTGGAGGTGAACCTCTAAAAAACCATTCTATTCCATCCATATATGGCGCTATAAAACCCACTGCATTATATATTCCACTTGAAGAAATGATGAAAGATGAGAACTATGAGCTTGTGACCAAGGAAATTTTTGGACCATTCCAG ATTGTTACGGAATACAAGAGAGATCAACTTTCGGTTGTGTTGGATGCTCTTGAGCGAATGCATGCTCATCTAACTGCTGCCGTTGTTTCAAATGACCCTCTTTTCTTGCAG GAAGTTATTGGCAAAACTGTGAATGGAACAACGTACGTAGGTTTACGAGCGAGAACAACGGGAGCTCCACAAAACCATTG GTTTGGACCTGCAGGAGACCCAAGAGGTGCAGGTATTGGAACCCCGGAAGCCATCAAACTCGTATGGTCTTGCCATAGAGAGATCATATATGATATTGGCCCACTACCCTCGCATTGGAAAATTCCATCAGCTACTTGA
- the LOC103482921 gene encoding WRKY transcription factor 72A-like, whose protein sequence is MEAAAAFGRPRPVVKTEKPPVRDVSHDDDRDSPSKQQQQQQHLLVKRAGNNHAKQEHDTEDKTSCSSDQKDLSCIKLQEDQLESARAEMGEVREENQRLKQSLNQIMKDYEALKMQFLGIVGRDSKKLQDDDNDVNKEQQQQQHDDDQIELVSLSLGRFPVSEKIKKVADEKSSMNIIIGGGDQDEEAACKEALSLGLNCKFEREESMVAVVKEVDSPNSFDHEATKEEAGETNWPSKGGKTMRSVEDDVTPQNPPKRARVCVRARCETATMNDGCQWRKYGQKIAKGNPCPRAYYRCTGSPTCLVRKQVQRCADDMSILITTYEGNHNHPLPASANAMASTTSAAASMLLSGSTTSATTAASSSTASNTLHGLNFYANNSKPNFYLPNNSSSIISSTSPTHPTITLDLTSNPSSSSSNSSTHFGKFTSNFPNSRYPFTGQLDFGSSRNNVLSWNNGLLSYNRNNHPTTTTANNIYQNYIQQQRNPTTSLQHQQPPLPDTIAAATKAITADPSFQSALAAALTSIIGTGGASASAGLTKSSSGRGEQSLFQLMTTAATTNKGNGCGTSFLNNITTTTTTTTTSNSPPTGNMVFVPTNSLPFSNSKSASASPGDHIDLTN, encoded by the exons ATGGAGGCTGCTGCTGCTTTTGGCCGTCCAAGGCCCGTTGTCAAGACCGAGAAACCTCCGGTTCGCGACGTTAGTCATGACGACGATCGGGATTCTCCCtctaaacaacaacaacaacaacaacatctCCTCGTTAAG AGAGCTGGGAACAACCATGCAAAACAAGAACATGATACTGAAGATAAAACAAGTTGTTCATCTGATCAAAAGGATTTGAGCTGCATCAAACTGCAG GAAGATCAATTGGAATCTGCTCGAGCAGAAATGGGGGAAGTAAGAGAAGAAAACCAAAGACTAAAACAAAGTTTAAACCAAATCATGAAGGATTATGAAGCTTTGAAAATGCAATTCCTAGGGATTGTCGGACGAGACTCTAAGAAATTACAAGACGACGACAACGATGTGAATAAggaacaacaacaacagcaacacGATGACGATCAAATCGAACTGGTTTCACTTTCTTTGGGGAGGTTTCCGGTGTCGGAGAAGATCAAAAAAGTAGCTGATGAGAAAAGCTCTATGAATATCATCATAGGCGGTGGTGACCAGGACGAAGAAGCAGCGTGTAAAGAGGCTTTATCTCTCGGTTTGAACTGCAAATTCGAACGGGAAGAATCGATGGTGGCTGTCGTTAAAGAAGTCGATTCTCCAAATAGTTTTGATCATGAGGCGACGAAGGAGGAAGCTGGAGAGACAAATTGGCCATCTAAAGGGGGGAAGACAATGAGAAGTGTTGAAGATGATGTTACACCGCAAAACCCACCCAAACGCGCAAGAGTTTGCGTTAGAGCCCGATGTGAAACCGCCACG ATGAACGATGGTTGCCAATGGAGGAAATATGGGCAAAAGATAGCAAAAGGAAACCCATGTCCACGAGCATATTATCGTTGCACAGGTTCACCTACATGTCTGGTAAGAAAACAAGTCCAAAGATGCGCTGACGACATGTCGATTTTGATCACCACCTATGAAGGTAATCACAACCACCCATTACCTGCCTCTGCCAACGCCATGGCCTCCACCACCTCCGCCGCTGCCTCCATGCTTCTCTCTGGCTCCACCACCTCCGCAACGACGGCGGCTTCGTCATCCACCGCATCGAATACTCTCCACGGCCTAAACTTTTACGCAAATAATTCTAAACCTAATTTTTACTTACCCAATAATAGTTCCTCTATAATTTCATCCACTTCCCCAACTCACCCCACAATCACTTTGGACCTCACTTCAAatccttcttcctcttcttcaaaTTCCTCAACCCATTTTGGTAAGTTCACATCTAACTTTCCCAATTCTCGTTACCCTTTCACTGGCCAACTCGATTTTGGATCTTCTAGAAACAATGTGTTGTCGTGGAATAATGGTCTTCTTAGTTACAACAGAAATAACCACCCTACTACTACAACTGCCAACAATATCTATCAAAACTACATCCAACAACAACGAAACCCCACCACCTCACTACAACATCAGCAACCGCCTTTACCCGACACCATTGCTGCCGCTACCAAGGCCATCACGGCCGATCCGAGCTTTCAATCTGCTCTTGCCGCTGCACTTACATCGATCATTGGCACCGGGGGTGCTAGTGCAAGTGCTGGCCTCACCAAGTCATCGTCGGGAAGAGGCGAACAATCGTTGTTTCAATTGATGACGACGGCGGCTACTACGAATAAAGGAAATGGATGTGGGACGAGCTTTTTGAACAATATTACGACGACGACGACCACCACCACCACGAGTAATTCACCACCAACAGGCAATATGGTGTTTGTTCCAACGAATTCATTGCCGTTTTCGAATTCAAAAAGTGCGTCGGCTTCTCCAGGTGATCATATTGATCTTaccaattaa
- the LOC103482928 gene encoding probable aldehyde dehydrogenase isoform X1 yields the protein MAPVLSRLLLRRNVHTPFLRTSTTAFSSFRTVHSMVFSTVEVDQISGSKPGDVLNLVQGKWIGSSGWNTIVDPLNGEPFIRVAEINETEIQPFVKSLTKCPKHGLHNPFKSPERYLLFGDVSSKAADVLSKPEVTDFFARLIQRVSPKSYQQACAEVNVTVKFLRNFSGDQVRFLARSFAVPGDHLGQQSHGFRWPYGPVAIVTPFNFPLEIPVLQLMGALYMGNKPVLKVDSKVSIVMEQMIRLLHHCGLPLEDLDFINCDGKTMNKLLMEANPSMTLFTGSSRVADKLAVDLKGRIKLEDAGFDWKVLGPDVREEDYVAWVCDQDAYACSGQKCSAQSILFMHENWSTTSLISKIKDLAERRNLTDLTIGPVLTLTTEAILDHMNKLLKIPGAKLLFGGEPLKNHSIPSIYGAIKPTALYIPLEEMMKDENYELVTKEIFGPFQIVTEYKRDQLSVVLDALERMHAHLTAAVVSNDPLFLQEVIGKTVNGTTYVGLRARTTGAPQNHWFGPAGDPRGAGIGTPEAIKLVWSCHREIIYDIGPLPSHWKIPSAT from the exons ATGGCGCCGGTTTTATCTCGGTTACTTCTCCGACGGAATGTTCACACACCATTTCTTCGCACCTCCACCACGGCCTTTAGCTCTTTCAG AACGGTTCATTCTATGGTTTTCTCCACTGTAGAAGTGGACCAAATATCAGGTTCTAAGCCAGGAGACGTTCTCAATTTGG TGCAGGGTAAATGGATTGGATCGTCCGGTTGGAATACTATTGTAGATCCTCTAAATGGAGAACCATTTATTAGAGTTGCCGAAATCAACGAAACAGAGATTCAG CCATTTGTGAAGAGTCTGACCAAATGCCCAAAGCATGGCTTACACAATCCTTTCAAATCGCCTGAGAG ATATTTGTTGTTTGGAGATGTATCTTCCAAGGCTGCTGACGTGCTTTCCAAGCCAGAG GTGACTGACTTCTTCGCAAGGCTAATTCAAAGAGTTTCTCCAAAAAGTTATCAGCAAGCTTGTGCTGAAGTAAACGTTACTGTTAAATTTCTACGGAACTTCTCTGGCGATCAG GTTCGCTTCCTAGCAAGGTCCTTTGCAGTACCTGGAGATCATCTTGGACAACAAAGTCATGGTTTCCGTTGGCCTTATGGTCCC GTTGCGATTGTCACTCCTTTCAACTTTCCATTAGAAATTCCTGTACTTCAGTTGATGGGTGCACTTTACATGGGCAACAAACCCGTTTTAAAAGTCGATAGCAAG GTTAGCATTGTTATGGAGCAAATGATTCGATTGCTTCACCATTGTGGACTACCTCTAGAAGATTTAGATTTTATAAATTGTGATGGGAAGACCATGAACAAGTTATTGATGGAG GCAAATCCATCCATGACTCTTTTCACCGGAAGCTCAAGGGTGGCAGATAAGTTAGCTGTTGACTTGAAGGGTCGCATTAAATTGGAAGATGCAGGTTTTGATTGGAAAGTCTTAGGACCAGATGTTCGAGAG GAAGACTATGTTGCATGGGTTTGTGATCAAGATGCATATGCTTGTAGTGGCCAAAAGTGTTCAGCACAGTCTATACTGTTTATGCATGAG AATTGGTCAACCACTTCGCTTATTTCGAAGATAAAGGATCTTGCAGAGAGAAGAAATTTGACCGATTTAACAATTGGCCCAGTTCTTACA TTGACAACGGAAGCGATACTAGATCACATGAATAAATTGCTCAAGATTCCAGGGGCAAAGTTGCTTTTTGGAGGTGAACCTCTAAAAAACCATTCTATTCCATCCATATATGGCGCTATAAAACCCACTGCATTATATATTCCACTTGAAGAAATGATGAAAGATGAGAACTATGAGCTTGTGACCAAGGAAATTTTTGGACCATTCCAG ATTGTTACGGAATACAAGAGAGATCAACTTTCGGTTGTGTTGGATGCTCTTGAGCGAATGCATGCTCATCTAACTGCTGCCGTTGTTTCAAATGACCCTCTTTTCTTGCAG GAAGTTATTGGCAAAACTGTGAATGGAACAACGTACGTAGGTTTACGAGCGAGAACAACGGGAGCTCCACAAAACCATTG GTTTGGACCTGCAGGAGACCCAAGAGGTGCAGGTATTGGAACCCCGGAAGCCATCAAACTCGTATGGTCTTGCCATAGAGAGATCATATATGATATTGGCCCACTACCCTCGCATTGGAAAATTCCATCAGCTACTTGA